The window GGCGGTAATGTAAGGTTCGCATTCCGCACCGTTGATGATGACGATCTCAGCTTTTTCACGGGCTACACTTAATTTGGCATAAGTCGGGAAGCCTGCACCGCCTAAACCAGCAATACCAGCCTGACGAATACGATCGAACAGTTGAATCGCATCATAACGGCGAAAATCTGGCCAGGGTTCACGCTCACGCCATTGATCTAAACCATCGGGCTTGATGTGAATACAAGGTTCACTTAAACCGGATGGATGCGCCACCGTATGCAATTCAATCGAGGTGATGACACCCGAGCTACTGGCATGTACCGGCACTTCCATCGGGTGATCGCTGGCGGTTAACTGCTGACCCGTTAAAACATGATCGCCGACTTTTACCAACAAACGTCCGATGCGACCACTGTGTTGTTTGATTGGAATAACCAGAAACGGGGGGATACCGGCGTTAACTAACGGTGCTTCGCTGGATTCGCGCTTATGTTCATCGGGATGTAAACCGCCATGGAAGTCCCAGATCTTTCCTTTACGGATTTTACTGATGATATTCAGAATACTCATTGCACCATTCTCACTGGAATTGTTTCAACATCCCACTTCCAGCGATCCGGCGTGGCAGGTAATTCGATCATTTCAATACAGTCAGTTGGGCAGGGGTCAACACACAGATCACAACCGGTACATTCGCTGCGCAAGATGGTATGCATCTGTTTTGGCGCACCAATGATGGCATCTACAGGGCAGGCCTGAATGCATTTAGTACAGCCAATGCACAGATTTTCATGGATAAATGCCACGCGTTTGGGTGGAGTTAATAGCAATTCATCATCATCCGACGGCGGTTCAACCCCCATCAGATCGGCAATTTTTTGGATTGTCTGTGAACCACCTGGCACACACTTATCGATAGTATCGCCATTAGCAATGGCTTCAGCGTATGGGCGGCAACCGGGGTAACCGCATTGCCCGCACTGTGTTTGCGGCAAAATCGCATCGAGTTTTTCGACAATCGGGTCTGATTCGACTTTAAATCGAATCGCAGCATAACCGAGCAGTAACCCGAAAATCAGCGCAAGCAAGGTGAAAATGATGATGATGAATAAGATCTGATTCATGATATTAGAGCTTTATTAAGCCAGTGAAACCGAGAAAAGCCAGAGACATCAACCCTGCGGTCACCATGCCAATGGCTATACCTTGAAACGGTACGGGTACATCGCCCGCCGCGATGCGTTCGCGCAGAGAGGCAAATAGCACTAATACCAACATGAACCCCATGCCACCACCAAAGCCATACACCACACTTTGCATAAAGTTGTGCTGCAGATTGATGTTCAGCAGAGCCAAACCCAGCACGATACAGTTAGTGGTGATCAACGGCAGATAGATACCCAGCACGCGATAAAGGTCAGGCGCACTTTTCTTAATGACCATCTCAGTAAATTGCACGACAACGGCGATGACTAATATGAATGCCAATGTGCTGAGTGATGTAGCATTCAACGGCGTCAATATGTAATGGTCAACCAGATAACAGAAAGCCGATGTCAGCGTTAATACAAATGCAGTAGCGACACCCATGCCAATGGCGGGTTCAATTTTTTTCGACACGCCCATAAAAGGACAAAGGCCGAGAAACTTAACTAATACGAAGTTATTGACCAGTACAGTACTGACCAGAAGTAACAGGTATTCGGACATAATTCATACCTCAGCTTGCAAGCGGGCACATTATCTTAGTATGCCAGATGCTTAACAACCCTTAATCCTAAGGGTTTCTGGCTATTGGTACGCTGAATGGCTAGACTTTGCTCTCTTTGGCCCCATTTTCAGGAGGTAATTTTGGGTGGCTTATCGATGCTGGCACTTACTCTTGCCATGCTGCTTTGGTCCAGTGCATTCATCTCATTGAAATATCTGCTGGATTACTTTCATCCGACACAGATTGTATTCATCCGTATGTTGATTGCCAGCGGCTGTTTTTTGCTTTTTGGTAAGAAGCTTTTACGGTTTCGTTATGAAGCCGGCGACTGGCGCTGGCTGCTGGTAATGGGGATTGCGGAACCCTGTTTATATTTCTTATTTGAAACATCGGCGTTGCAATACACTACAGCTGGACAAGCGGGCGTGATCACCGCGACATTGCCGTTACTGGCGTCTGTGGCTGCATTCCTGATCTTAAAAGAGCGTATTGGAAAACCGCAAATTGTCGGTTTTATTATCGCGATTCTTGGCTGTTCAGGGTTAAGTATGGCAGCTCAAAATGGCGAACAAGCCAGCAACCCGCTATTGGGAAATATGCTGGAGTTTCTGGCGATGTTATGCGGTGCGGTTTACTCAATATCGATCCGGAAATTATCAACGCGCTATTCAGCACTGGTGCTGACTTCATTTCAGGCCTTTGTCGGTGCTATTTTCTTTGGCCCGTTAGCTTTGCAACATGATATGCCAGCTAATATTCCGCTATTTCAGTGGGGTAATTT of the uncultured Tolumonas sp. genome contains:
- the rsxB gene encoding electron transport complex subunit RsxB; its protein translation is MNQILFIIIIFTLLALIFGLLLGYAAIRFKVESDPIVEKLDAILPQTQCGQCGYPGCRPYAEAIANGDTIDKCVPGGSQTIQKIADLMGVEPPSDDDELLLTPPKRVAFIHENLCIGCTKCIQACPVDAIIGAPKQMHTILRSECTGCDLCVDPCPTDCIEMIELPATPDRWKWDVETIPVRMVQ
- the rsxA gene encoding electron transport complex subunit RsxA, translated to MSEYLLLLVSTVLVNNFVLVKFLGLCPFMGVSKKIEPAIGMGVATAFVLTLTSAFCYLVDHYILTPLNATSLSTLAFILVIAVVVQFTEMVIKKSAPDLYRVLGIYLPLITTNCIVLGLALLNINLQHNFMQSVVYGFGGGMGFMLVLVLFASLRERIAAGDVPVPFQGIAIGMVTAGLMSLAFLGFTGLIKL
- a CDS encoding DMT family transporter, producing the protein MLALTLAMLLWSSAFISLKYLLDYFHPTQIVFIRMLIASGCFLLFGKKLLRFRYEAGDWRWLLVMGIAEPCLYFLFETSALQYTTAGQAGVITATLPLLASVAAFLILKERIGKPQIVGFIIAILGCSGLSMAAQNGEQASNPLLGNMLEFLAMLCGAVYSISIRKLSTRYSALVLTSFQAFVGAIFFGPLALQHDMPANIPLFQWGNFIYLATIVTIGAYWLYNWAISRVPVSLGTAYINLIPVFTLLLAFWLLNERLNFWQCLACAVVFVGVLISQLPEKEVITAEEQASVNG